The Plasmodium falciparum 3D7 genome assembly, chromosome: 3 nucleotide sequence GCATCATGTAATGAACGCTCACTTTCCTCTAGTATATGTGTTGATGCTCCTCTTAAAATTATAGTACATGctccattttttttacaacCTGAAAAACGTACTAATTTATCTTCTCCtattataatttcttctATCTTATCACAATATcctaatttaatatttaagtCCTTTTCAAATGTTGATGCTATTTCTGCATCTAAACAATTTGCTAATCTTTCCATACCATCAAAATCACTATGCTCAATTGTCATGACATTATTTTCTCGAAAAATTTGTTCTGGATAATTATAAATCAATTGtctatttataaaaacattacATCCATgtgatattatattttctactttattcttcatttttaatcTCTCCTCATTTTCTAAATCTTGTACATCTTCAAAACTATGTACATTCACTTTAGtaccatatatttttatcttatcAGTATCCATAGGTGTATTAGCAACCATTATTTTACAATTACTTAGGCTCTTAGGTTGATTAATTCCTATTCTCTTTTCTAAAATAAAACCTTCTTCTAAATAAGAATCCTTAATTGTACCACCcgttttctttattatttgtattaaatctaaatttaaattatcttttattcttaatattGCATTTACAGCTAGCTCGGCAAAATGTTCTTTTTCATGTGTCAATAACTTCGAAGATAACGTTGTTCTAGCTATTTTTAACATATCttctttaaataattcaGAATCTACATCATGACAAAAGCATGAATCTAATAAAGCTTCACGTGCAGAAGCTAATGCCATACGAAATCCATCACATATTATTTGAGGATGAATCTTATTCTCTACTAATATTTCAGCATTTCTTAACATTTCAGCAGCCAATACAACAACACCTGTAGTACCATCACCACATTTATTATCTTGTTGCATACTCACATCTACTAATATTTTTGAAACAGGATTATCTAACCACACAGATTTTAATATCGTTGCTCCATCATTTGTAACAGTATGTTGATGGGACCTAGTTCCTTCAATGTTTAAAGGTGTCAAAATTTTATCTAAACCTCTTGGACCTAATGTACTTTTAACTAAATCACCTACTGCGATAGCACCTACAAAATATTGTAGTCTCGCAATTTCCCCCTTATCTTCTTGGGCCCCTTCTTTTAAAACATCAGGCATAACAGAATTCAtctaaaaggaaaaaaataaacaaacaaataaataaatattaatatatatatatatatatatatatatatatgtatatacattcATGTTGTATAAAAGCCCGTATTCTTATgacattataaaaaaattaaataacatAATGGTGTTCACTACatatttaacatataaaaaaaaaatttatataaataagcaaacaaacaaaaatataagtatatccatacatataacatttcaaaaattttatattttaattattctttttatttttttaaacttaccattttatatataatttctatttcacaaaaaaaaaaaaaaaaaaaaaaaaaaaaaaaatttttatatgacactttatattttataataacctCCTAATTTTCAcagtatataataaaatattctataaatatttctttataaagatataaattaaaaaatttggagatttcttattttgtttttatgttTTCTTAAATCCTTCACGCATTcacataattttattttttttaatttattatatttatatattttttttgggaggggaagaataaaaataaaaaaatttaggtataatataaatatatatatatatatatatattttatattgtacttattatttttaggGCATATAAATGGAATATATAAACTTTTcttgttatataaaaaaaaaaataataaatataaaatataatatatatatatatatatatatatgtatatatttatttatatatgttgtatcatatttaatattgtattattttctataagttttaaaaaaaagggtGGTgatcattaatatataaataaataaaactatatataGGCATGTGCAAATTatggaaaaataataaagttatatatatatatattattatatttatatttatcttattAATTTCCTTGTTCAtacagaaatataaaaaaatgacaattttaatattttattttcaatatatctTAAAAgatcaattttttttcatcataatgtaaaataattaaatttatattacaacaattatacatatacatatatatatatatatattcctttttttttaatcgttaaaagaataaatacaaataattaagaataaattttatttacgtgaataaaaataaaaatattaccatgaaaaaataaaatataaaaataaatcttaTTATAGTTTATAATTTAGGcgatataattatatataattcattattattttatattatttcatttatatattgaaagaataattgatgaaaaaaaatacatgatcatataaataaataaataaatatatatatatatatatatatatatatatatatatataatatatattatatatttttaattttgaaaCATCTTAATGGTATCTACatctaatatttttaaaaagtagaaaaagaaatggaCAACAaagtttaaaatatatatatatatatatatatatatatatatatttttttttcattcataaGATTTAAAATAGAACATATAAACGGAATAAATTACTTAAGAAAGTATATgttatcatttaataatatactaCATTCCATAGTTGGGTTTGGACACATTCGATGTtgtatttctatttttactCTTTCTTATAAAAGTTCcttataataagaataataattattattattaaatggaATAAATGAGGACAAAATATAACACttataaatgttttattaatttatttaattttatttttatttttttttttcttgtgtATTTTTATTGCTATTATTAGTgtggaaaatatattattattttaatgctatccattatacatttatatttataacctctcgaaaaaaaaaaaatatatttttttattttttaacatgaatattttaaatgaagaatataaatttttttatttcaatatatattattaaaaatgatataaatataatattttttttttttttaatgatatataaatatatatttttttaaatcatgtATATTACATTATGTAAAACAGGGATCTCTTCTTATTCTTTAATATTGAGGATgggaataaaataaaataatatatataatttatattatatatatatatatatatatttatttatttatttattattatatattatttttaatatattcaaataatattccaagtttatttttaattatacatataaaaagaaaataatacatttaatattacatatataataaatatatattatatatataccctattacatatataatatctaaCCACTTAACACgcctttttatatatatatatatatatatatatatatatatcttattatatatatataatatattttatatataatattatataattcttaatgtattaaaaaatatatattataatataccacattatatatgatatattataaatatataataaaatttattatatatataaatattataaaacttGAAGGATGaattgaattattattatttatcttttcacgcataataatataaaaaaaaaaaaataaaccatgttgatatatatatatatatatatatatatatataattatatgtatgaataaaatatatatatatattatacaagtatttatttaatatgctttttttttattattaaatcccaatacataaaaatataatatatatatattataatatatatatatataatatatatatataataatatatatattatatatatatgtagaaaaaaaaaaaaaaaaaagaaaatttaattttaaaaagtatatttatatatatatattcttcaaaaaaaaaaaaaaaaggaatcttaaatgtaattattttaaaataaaataaagtttctttatttttttttttataaattttctgaaacaataatataataacaattttataaataatatatattattattatatattatatttacgtTTAATTTTTTGCAAAAACATAAGAAAAAGTAATTAAAAATGGGATCaggtaattataaaatataaataatatgttgatttgaatatatatattttttgtgactaatatttattatatatatgtatgtatatttgaatttttcaacatatttttaattattaatatatatatatatatagttgaggttataaatattatatatatatatatatttttttttttttttttttttttttttttgaattttataGGAAAACCAAGTGGATTAAGGGCAGCAAGGAAATTAAGAATCAGAAGAAGAACCCAAAGATGGGCTGATAAAAGTTACAAAAAATCTCACCTTGGTACTCGTTGGAAGTCCAACCCTTTCAGAGGAAGTTCTCACGCCAAGGGAATTGTTGTTGAAAAGGTTGCTATAGAAGCAAAACAGGTAAAtatacacacaaaaaaaaaaaaaaaaataaatacatatgaatatttatttatatattataaaagaagaaaacaaaaataatgtatacccatatatatatatatatatatatatatatatatttatttatatattatatatgtagagtatacattattttttttttttttacgtatcttcatatatattccaTTTGTGTTCCATgtgtttatataaatgaactaCGTGGGTCAAAAAATggataaagaaaattaaggagatatattactttatttcattttttgttgttttattaatacataaaaaaaaatagtatatTTCTTCaacaacatataatatataaaagaatcgCATTGTCTTTGTGTTAtagttattataattttttttttttttttttttttatattaaccaaaagaaatatacctatttgtatatatatatatatatatatatatttatttatatatatttgtatttatttatttatttatttatttttccattttctAGCCCAACTCTGCTTACCGTAAATGTGTTAGAGTTCAATTAATTAAAAacggaaaaaaaattacagcATTCGTACCAGGAGACGGTTGTTTAAATTTCATCGATGAAAATGACGAAGTTTTAGTCTCAGGATTTGGTAGAAGTGGTCACTCAGTTGGTGATTTGCCTGGTGTTAAATTTAAAGTAGTAAAAGTCGCAAGGGTTTCTTTATTAGCcttatttaaagaaaaaaaagaaaaaccaAGATCATAAATCATCCAATATATTAtctatcatttattttattgtccATATGtgtaacatatattatatgttaaaatataatatatatatatatatatatatatatatatatatatatatatgttgtatatatgtatctctctctctatatatatatatatattttttttttttttttttttttttttcatcaacttggtaatatatataataaacttaattataaataatatatttaattttaattaaggacataaatcatttttgaaacaagaatttttttttaattgtaccaaaaaataaaaatatatatatatataaacatatatttatttttatatgatcattTGAATGCCcttatttttacaaaaataacccttattgttttattctcttttatatgcagaatattttaatacatttttaattttaccatctttcttatatatatatatatatatatatatatatatatatatataaaaagtcatttaaattttcttcttataacacccttttttttttttttttctttacctTTTcccttaatatataaatatatgtgttatatacatttgttatatatttatttatatattatcttttcgTACATTGTGTGTGgtaagataataatatttttataaacacaaacatataaaatttaaaataattaacaaGGTATTTAAGGAAAGAAGGACaatgttaataatttataaaaaaaaaaaaaaaaaaaaaaaaaatatatatatatatatatacatatatatatatatttatatatatattttttatttttgttataataagacttatataaaataatatattatacattatatatcatatatatattatatatatatatatttacatgaatacagatataaaaaaaacatttaagCAGTAACAGTTTGATtttgtgataataaaaagtcTTTTTCTGCTGAGTCCTCTCCAAAATCAACAACAGCAACAGAACTAGCTCCAATAATTTTTCTTGCATTTCCTTCATTAtctaatttaaataaacCAGCCCAATGTCCTAAATCTTTACTATCATTTTGTACCATAAATAATGGGATGTTTTTTTCAGCACATAAGGtagtaattaattttttatatgctgGTTCTGAGCATACATCTGATAAAAAACATACTTTTGCTTCTTGAGATTCGATGGATTTTATAACTTCTCTAATTCCAATTTTTAGTCCGTCGTGTACGTGAGCATTTTTAATAACCTACAAAAATTAAaggagaaaataaaatatataaacatatatatgaatgttttttttttttttttctctttttttttccgtTTCACATATAATATGGATTTATTTAgcataacaataaaaaaaaaacacatatatatatatatatatatatatatatatatatatatttatttatttatttatatttatttaattatttattattttattaaaaacgATCTTACCTTTTGAATTGCTGTAACATTATCAAAAACAGCCTTTTCCTCAACTACTACATTATTATCAGCACTTTCAACATCACTCATTTTGTtcgaaaaattaaaatattatatataatttgtaaataataattaaatatataaaaattaaaataagaaaaggaaaattttaaagaatttaatatataaagaaatcaACAAgtggaaatatttttttttagtaaaaaaaaaaaaaaaattcacaatgttttttttattatatatatatataatatattttaattaatagaatatttaaaaaaaaaaaaattttcttttggaaaaaaatatacgaataaatatttttaaaaatatcttatatatatataatatatatatttcattatatataataatatatattaatatatatatatatatatattttttttttttgaaatattttattatatattattgaatgtaatttatataatgttatttatagtatatacatatatatatatatatatatatattatatatatatatatataataattttattaagggcttttaataaaattataataattagtattatgaataaatgtataatgttctataataataaaatttatatatccccgataaatattattttaggTACTAtggtaatattattatatacaatattatatatagtggGAAAACTTATatacttcaaaaaaaaaaaataaaataaataaataaaaaattataaatatataaaaattatgattttatgataaaataataatatatatatatataatattatatatatatgcacatgttaaataatatataattttatagtacataataaaagaacaggtttgtttttataaatatttaatattatattaatctatacatatattatatatatatatatatatatatatatttttgtgaatataaaattatttatatatttttttaaatatttttaagaaataaaaaataattaaagaaaataaaaattgaatAATGAATAAAGCATCAAAAATGgggataatatatatatatatatatatttatttatttatttatttattttaaaaagtaggtataaaaaaaaaaaaactttatatgttaaaaaacagttgtatatatatcatatgaatgaatatatgacaaaaaaaattgttttattGTAAGGttgttcatttaataaatatactcttatatagaaaatgtgtttcatcatatatatatggaaattattatataataaataaaaagaatcatatcaatattttccatacatattaataatattaaaaatatgtataatatttatttatgtgttcCCTTAAAttatctattatatataggtttatataattctatttttcaaaaaaaaaaaaattaaaaaataaaaaaaatgctATTCCCTTTATACACTTATAATTATACTTTAAGCATTTTATAAGTATTTTCAAATactaattttaaatataaatttttttttcaatttatttGGCATACTgtttgaaattttttttaaagaaaaaaaaaaaaaaaaaaaaaaaaagaattattatatattattatacataaaataaaataaataaatgaacgatgaaacataaaagaaaaaatacaataaattaaaatatatcgatacatatatttatatatatatatatatatatatatatatatatattgattaatttatttatattgattCATATTAGATCATTCTGTTAATTAATTCGTTAATGTGAGCTTCTCTGTTTCCCCAGTCTCCTGGTCTTGGTTCGTTGAATGCATGTCTCTTTGCTTTGAATCCTTTTCTGGGtggttttaatttaaatgcccataagaaattattaacttttttaaaaacaggTCCACAAGTATATAATTGATATACCATATCTTCAATTCCATGtacattatattttcctAAATGTTTTGAAATATCAGC carries:
- a CDS encoding 40S ribosomal protein S12, putative, with translation MSDVESADNNVVVEEKAVFDNVTAIQKVIKNAHVHDGLKIGIREVIKSIESQEAKVCFLSDVCSEPAYKKLITTLCAEKNIPLFMVQNDSKDLGHWAGLFKLDNEGNARKIIGASSVAVVDFGEDSAEKDFLLSQNQTVTA
- a CDS encoding 40S ribosomal protein S23, putative, whose translation is MGSGKPSGLRAARKLRIRRRTQRWADKSYKKSHLGTRWKSNPFRGSSHAKGIVVEKVAIEAKQPNSAYRKCVRVQLIKNGKKITAFVPGDGCLNFIDENDEVLVSGFGRSGHSVGDLPGVKFKVVKVARVSLLALFKEKKEKPRS
- a CDS encoding T-complex protein 1 subunit beta, coding for MMNSVMPDVLKEGAQEDKGEIARLQYFVGAIAVGDLVKSTLGPRGLDKILTPLNIEGTRSHQHTVTNDGATILKSVWLDNPVSKILVDVSMQQDNKCGDGTTGVVVLAAEMLRNAEILVENKIHPQIICDGFRMALASAREALLDSCFCHDVDSELFKEDMLKIARTTLSSKLLTHEKEHFAELAVNAILRIKDNLNLDLIQIIKKTGGTIKDSYLEEGFILEKRIGINQPKSLSNCKIMVANTPMDTDKIKIYGTKVNVHSFEDVQDLENEERLKMKNKVENIISHGCNVFINRQLIYNYPEQIFRENNVMTIEHSDFDGMERLANCLDAEIASTFEKDLNIKLGYCDKIEEIIIGEDKLVRFSGCKKNGACTIILRGASTHILEESERSLHDALAVLAETMKDNRVVLGAGCVEMLMSNAVDNLARTVEGKKSLAIEAYAKALRQIPTYILDNGGFDSSEIVSKIRAQHTKGNKYAGIDIEKGDVGNIMELGIYESYNSKLSQITSATEAVEMILRVDDIIKCAPRKRSGM